Proteins encoded by one window of Paenibacillus sp. DCT19:
- a CDS encoding ABC transporter ATP-binding protein, giving the protein MQTVFAGENIQFSYNKKKPVLKQLSISVGDRQIYGLLGPNGAGKSTLTRVMLGLDKPQSGKIQWFNEYLNASTNKRVGYVPQDLALIYDLSAYENVLFFGKLYGLKGERLKNQVRFALEFVGLWEERKQKPKKFSGGMKRRLNIACGIVHNPDVIILDEPTVGVDPQSRNRILDAITELNQLGTTVIYISHYMEEVEKICSHVGIMDDGQLLCQGKLHDVIQEYTDQAIIRLELQQKSTAYAKQLEDYVVLLSDGNRVELGVPKNDINTLSQIRESFGEDMKSFQYITPNLEQVFFQLTRKNLRD; this is encoded by the coding sequence ATGCAAACCGTATTCGCCGGAGAGAATATTCAGTTCAGTTATAACAAGAAGAAACCTGTATTAAAGCAACTGTCAATATCGGTGGGGGATCGTCAAATTTATGGATTGCTTGGCCCCAACGGTGCGGGAAAATCCACGTTAACCAGAGTGATGTTGGGACTAGATAAGCCCCAAAGTGGGAAAATTCAGTGGTTTAATGAATATCTCAATGCAAGTACAAACAAACGTGTAGGATACGTTCCACAGGATCTAGCGTTGATCTATGATTTATCTGCCTATGAGAATGTGTTGTTTTTCGGTAAGTTGTATGGATTAAAGGGAGAACGTTTGAAAAACCAAGTTCGCTTCGCGCTTGAATTCGTGGGACTGTGGGAAGAACGCAAACAGAAACCTAAAAAGTTCTCCGGCGGTATGAAAAGAAGGCTTAACATCGCATGTGGTATTGTCCACAACCCGGATGTCATTATACTTGATGAACCAACGGTTGGTGTTGATCCGCAATCCCGTAATCGCATCTTGGATGCCATTACAGAGCTGAATCAGCTCGGAACCACGGTTATCTATATCTCGCACTATATGGAAGAGGTTGAGAAGATCTGCTCTCATGTCGGTATTATGGATGACGGACAATTGTTATGCCAAGGCAAGTTACATGACGTTATTCAGGAGTATACCGATCAGGCGATCATTCGATTGGAGCTACAGCAGAAAAGTACAGCGTATGCCAAGCAGCTTGAAGATTATGTTGTACTACTGTCAGATGGCAATCGTGTAGAGCTTGGTGTTCCCAAAAATGATATAAACACGTTAAGTCAGATCAGAGAATCTTTTGGGGAAGACATGAAGAGCTTTCAATATATAACGCCGAATCTAGAGCAAGTTTTTTTTCAATTAACCAGAAAGAACTTGAGGGATTAG
- a CDS encoding ABC transporter permease yields the protein MWTIFATSMKRKLQNPVVFVNYILLPLLLILILGNALSGVFQSEDQESKHSLIPQISTVVVNEDDGEVGKNVVAFLSSSANEEMFDIQIQTSSETAMKMLESGQVEQFIYLPSDLTLDYEAHQIGNITVYGKDNHIEKVNITDLALSAYGDGYLAMEIASASNQNIVYSHQYSNMLTASGETDRASASSSGSSITAMSYYGVTMLVLILVYGLANTMNFVQEEYSEALGIVIWLLQSPRQR from the coding sequence ATGTGGACGATATTTGCTACCAGTATGAAGCGCAAGCTTCAGAACCCTGTCGTGTTTGTAAATTATATTCTGCTGCCCCTGTTGTTAATTCTGATTCTGGGCAACGCATTGTCAGGGGTATTCCAGTCAGAGGATCAGGAATCGAAGCATTCTCTGATCCCACAGATCTCTACTGTTGTTGTGAATGAAGATGATGGTGAAGTCGGCAAAAATGTAGTTGCTTTCTTGAGTAGTTCTGCCAATGAAGAGATGTTCGACATCCAGATACAGACGAGTAGTGAGACAGCTATGAAAATGCTCGAGTCTGGTCAAGTGGAACAATTTATCTATCTGCCTAGTGATCTAACGCTGGACTATGAAGCACATCAGATTGGTAATATCACTGTATATGGGAAAGACAATCATATTGAAAAAGTAAATATAACCGATTTGGCGTTATCTGCCTACGGGGATGGATATTTGGCGATGGAAATCGCAAGTGCAAGCAATCAGAACATCGTTTACTCTCATCAGTACAGCAATATGTTAACTGCATCTGGAGAAACAGATCGGGCATCTGCCTCATCAAGTGGCTCCAGTATTACAGCAATGAGTTATTACGGTGTAACCATGCTTGTTCTAATCCTGGTATATGGTCTGGCTAACACGATGAACTTTGTACAGGAAGAATACAGTGAAGCGTTGGGGATCGTTATCTGGTTACTCCAATCTCCAAGACAGCGTTAA
- a CDS encoding ABC transporter permease — protein sequence MGQFLTGVTISIMQGVVIVVCAKLFFDVSYGDSIMFVLFIILAGAIFFNALGLLLGVIARRIKQVDGLVTILIPVMTFVGGGFVKLDMGELSSISINEVFQRPMFDYIQQGVIDLMPVFTALITAMGFLLISVYSLTRKVVR from the coding sequence ATGGGGCAATTTCTGACAGGTGTGACGATATCCATCATGCAAGGAGTAGTCATCGTCGTATGTGCCAAATTGTTTTTCGATGTTAGCTATGGAGATAGCATTATGTTTGTGTTGTTCATTATCCTTGCAGGTGCCATCTTCTTCAATGCGTTGGGATTGCTGCTCGGTGTGATTGCCCGTCGAATCAAGCAAGTGGATGGTCTAGTCACCATATTGATTCCAGTGATGACGTTTGTGGGTGGTGGATTCGTTAAACTGGATATGGGAGAGCTGAGTTCAATAAGTATCAATGAAGTGTTCCAACGTCCTATGTTTGATTATATTCAGCAAGGTGTCATAGATCTGATGCCTGTATTCACAGCGCTTATTACCGCAATGGGATTTCTCCTCATTTCGGTGTACTCCCTGACTAGAAAGGTGGTTCGATAA
- a CDS encoding ABC transporter permease, with protein MRVFELYLKRIFKRKLTFILILFLPVVFTYSVVAQYEEATKVTLTMYIEDTTVNSYVSDMLKKQNVTITQASSADDAIHHRTNLGIVFTPTIADITADPDTLNVSSYVNEQSVNSNSLQVKLNSVFSVLKTLAKNATSEQSLTTGMKEAAAANAPILVEQKILGNPNAVVLTSSFNMIVFIIMFLTMTNTLLFLGDKVHTTTQRLLLAAGSKLSYYLQTVSVFAVIGVGQFILMVALMTGVFQINLSLSVWELLLLVLAYGLLNMIAAGLGLLLISRTSKMSTGRLLITVVSLPLAMLGGTLWPSSIMPEGMQKLARFLPTQWITELNNDMFSGFTGNSSMVAVHIISLFVCAAIIFLLLTRVRTEDI; from the coding sequence GTGCGGGTATTCGAACTATATCTCAAGCGGATTTTCAAACGAAAGCTTACGTTTATCCTGATTTTATTTTTGCCCGTTGTATTTACGTACTCGGTCGTTGCGCAGTATGAGGAAGCGACGAAGGTTACACTTACAATGTATATAGAGGATACAACGGTGAATTCATATGTATCAGACATGCTGAAGAAGCAAAATGTCACCATTACACAGGCCTCATCCGCAGATGATGCCATTCATCATCGTACTAATCTGGGTATCGTGTTTACGCCAACAATTGCGGATATCACTGCTGATCCGGACACACTGAATGTGAGTAGCTATGTGAATGAACAAAGCGTAAATTCGAATTCATTGCAGGTTAAGCTGAACAGTGTATTTTCTGTATTGAAAACACTCGCCAAAAATGCGACAAGCGAACAATCATTAACCACAGGTATGAAAGAAGCCGCTGCAGCGAACGCTCCAATTCTAGTGGAACAGAAGATACTAGGGAATCCTAATGCAGTTGTCTTGACGAGTTCCTTCAATATGATTGTGTTTATTATTATGTTTCTTACGATGACGAACACACTATTATTCCTAGGTGATAAAGTGCATACCACAACCCAACGTCTATTACTGGCTGCGGGTAGCAAATTAAGTTACTATCTACAGACGGTTAGTGTGTTTGCGGTGATTGGTGTGGGACAATTTATACTTATGGTTGCCTTGATGACAGGCGTTTTTCAAATAAATCTTTCCCTATCTGTGTGGGAACTTCTGTTACTCGTGCTAGCCTATGGACTATTAAACATGATTGCAGCAGGACTTGGGTTGCTACTCATAAGTCGTACATCCAAAATGTCTACGGGACGGCTGCTTATTACTGTTGTATCGCTACCTCTGGCGATGCTGGGAGGTACCTTATGGCCAAGTTCAATTATGCCTGAAGGGATGCAGAAGCTGGCACGATTTCTGCCAACCCAGTGGATCACTGAACTGAACAATGATATGTTCAGTGGTTTTACAGGTAATAGTAGTATGGTTGCCGTGCATATCATCAGTTTGTTCGTCTGCGCTGCGATAATTTTCTTATTGCTGACAAGAGTGAGGACAGAAGATATATAA
- a CDS encoding sensor histidine kinase has product MLLFLAAIIQMATFSLSIPIMLKHQLSKKSIAFIVVGSIIIGYSLFGVMGSASSFVVLFFLVISLYFKLRKILLSILFPTITLIFMVISDYMCGIININVLGGSSASIHNNMFYTVIYVTGIMIITFLMSALVRVLLTKLKNHDAFFRRYGLFLTILTFFTVVIFYINIWIGQSQGFSDDNIQANSILFLFYFALLIGVFVILSRTIMKEAAMQNQREQYEQLTEYTENLEHLYTDMQKFRHDYINILLSMSEYIRHKDMDQLQTYFDEKIMPISQGMRSNTYKLGALHHLKVQELKGIISAKMIKAQELNIDAIIEVAEPIERIHMDAVPLCRCVGILLDNAIEEAIHCEVPSVHMAMIRQELGILIVVSNSCREETPELYKLFEKGFSTKGSNRGLGLSNLREIVSQYKHVILDTHRKEGTFIQLLEVFDSSVGGTEGMVG; this is encoded by the coding sequence ATGTTATTGTTTTTGGCCGCCATTATACAGATGGCAACATTTAGCCTGTCCATCCCGATCATGTTGAAGCATCAACTTAGCAAGAAATCGATTGCTTTTATCGTCGTTGGCTCAATCATCATCGGGTACTCACTGTTTGGAGTGATGGGCTCAGCAAGTAGTTTTGTCGTCTTATTCTTCTTGGTCATCAGTTTATATTTTAAGCTGAGAAAGATTCTTCTCAGTATTTTATTTCCAACGATAACGCTGATTTTCATGGTCATCAGTGATTATATGTGCGGGATAATCAATATTAATGTGTTGGGTGGTTCGAGTGCATCCATTCATAATAATATGTTCTATACGGTCATCTATGTAACAGGCATCATGATCATCACATTTCTAATGAGCGCACTTGTCAGAGTACTGCTTACGAAGCTGAAGAACCACGATGCATTTTTTAGAAGATATGGTCTATTTCTTACGATTCTGACCTTCTTCACCGTTGTCATTTTCTACATTAATATATGGATCGGCCAAAGCCAAGGTTTCTCCGATGATAACATTCAAGCGAATAGCATTTTGTTTCTGTTTTATTTTGCCCTACTTATTGGTGTATTTGTGATATTAAGCCGAACGATTATGAAGGAAGCAGCGATGCAGAACCAGCGGGAACAGTACGAGCAATTAACGGAGTACACAGAGAATCTGGAACATTTATACACCGATATGCAGAAATTTAGGCACGATTATATTAATATTCTTCTTAGCATGTCTGAATATATTCGTCATAAAGACATGGATCAGTTACAGACGTATTTTGATGAGAAAATTATGCCGATCAGTCAAGGAATGCGGTCTAATACATACAAACTGGGAGCCTTACATCATCTAAAAGTACAAGAACTAAAAGGCATTATCTCTGCGAAGATGATTAAGGCACAAGAGCTTAACATCGATGCCATCATTGAGGTTGCCGAGCCAATCGAACGTATCCATATGGATGCCGTACCATTATGCCGCTGTGTAGGAATTCTACTGGATAATGCTATCGAAGAAGCGATTCATTGTGAGGTGCCAAGTGTGCATATGGCGATGATTCGCCAAGAACTTGGTATATTAATTGTGGTCAGCAACAGTTGCCGCGAAGAGACACCTGAGTTGTACAAATTGTTTGAGAAGGGTTTTTCAACCAAAGGTAGTAATCGTGGTCTAGGGCTTAGCAATCTAAGAGAAATTGTGTCGCAATACAAGCATGTTATATTGGATACCCATCGTAAAGAAGGAACGTTTATTCAGCTATTGGAAGTATTCGATTCTTCGGTGGGAGGAACTGAGGGCATGGTAGGTTAG
- a CDS encoding GHKL domain-containing protein: MEVLLGIIVQVLFLILFLSFMSVRTMNIRFCSLLLVGGTTIGMMLFPWIGASAIFGVVIYFYACLHWKTKEMLWSIIFPVISVLVSVVGEYLFGLLKINMFHHSMNANTSSLMITIVNLIGSGLLSMAMLLTGLHFVKRFRGKLILKRYSVLFSVVCIFTLIIFYINIWIGERQGFSDDNIQANSILFLFYFALLIGVFVILSRTIRKEAAMQNQREQYEQLTEYTENLEHLYTDMQKFRHDYINILLSMSEYIRHKDMDQLQAYFEHKIMPISQGMQSNTYKLGALHHLKVQELKGIISAKMIKAQELNIDAIIEVAEPIERIHMDAVPLCRCVGILLDNAIEEAIHCEVPTVHMALIRQELGTLIVVSNSCREETPELYKLFEKGFSTKGSDRGLGLSNLREMVAQYKGVVLDTQRRESTFIQLLEVFEN; the protein is encoded by the coding sequence ATGGAAGTTTTACTAGGGATTATCGTTCAAGTCTTGTTTCTTATCTTATTTCTGTCTTTCATGTCGGTTCGAACGATGAATATACGTTTTTGTAGTTTACTTCTTGTGGGCGGGACTACGATCGGAATGATGTTGTTTCCTTGGATTGGGGCATCCGCCATATTCGGTGTCGTAATCTATTTCTATGCATGTTTACATTGGAAAACAAAAGAGATGTTGTGGAGTATCATTTTCCCTGTTATTTCTGTACTCGTATCAGTAGTAGGTGAGTATCTGTTTGGTCTCCTCAAAATAAACATGTTTCATCATTCAATGAATGCTAACACTTCGAGTTTAATGATAACCATTGTAAATTTAATAGGTAGTGGATTGTTATCCATGGCTATGCTACTTACCGGGCTTCACTTCGTTAAACGATTTAGAGGCAAACTGATCTTGAAGAGGTACAGTGTATTATTTAGCGTAGTCTGTATCTTTACCTTAATCATTTTCTACATCAATATATGGATTGGAGAGCGGCAAGGCTTCTCGGATGATAACATCCAAGCAAATAGTATTTTGTTTCTGTTTTATTTTGCCCTACTGATTGGAGTGTTTGTAATATTGTCGCGAACGATCAGGAAGGAAGCGGCTATGCAGAACCAGCGGGAGCAGTACGAGCAATTAACAGAATACACAGAGAATCTGGAACATTTATATACCGATATGCAGAAGTTTAGGCACGATTATATTAATATTCTTCTTAGTATGTCTGAATACATTCGTCATAAGGATATGGATCAGTTACAGGCCTATTTTGAACACAAAATTATGCCAATCAGTCAAGGGATGCAGTCCAATACATATAAACTGGGAGCCTTACATCATCTAAAAGTACAAGAACTAAAAGGCATTATCTCTGCTAAGATGATTAAGGCACAGGAGCTTAACATCGATGCCATCATTGAGGTTGCCGAGCCGATCGAACGTATCCATATGGATGCCGTACCATTATGCCGTTGTGTAGGAATTCTACTGGATAATGCCATCGAAGAGGCGATTCATTGTGAGGTGCCAACTGTGCATATGGCGTTGATTCGCCAAGAACTTGGGACATTAATTGTGGTGAGCAACAGTTGCCGCGAAGAGACACCTGAGTTGTACAAGCTGTTTGAGAAGGGTTTTTCAACCAAAGGTAGTGATCGTGGTCTAGGGCTTAGCAATCTAAGAGAGATGGTTGCACAATATAAAGGGGTAGTGCTGGATACCCAGCGTAGAGAGAGCACGTTTATTCAGCTCTTGGAAGTGTTCGAGAATTAA
- a CDS encoding LytTR family DNA-binding domain-containing protein, which yields MLEIFICEDDEEQRKRLTKYVSDYIMIENLDMKVVISTAHSKDIINHLQQNDTTGLYFLDVDLQEEKSGIALGAEIRQYDTQGAIVFITTHPELTYLTFTYKVEAMDYITKDQFTDIQKRVIDCIDTAYHRYMQNKHNHRKLFQTKMGDKVISIEYNDILFFETSSQLHKIILHAHNRQVEFYGKLKALPEMDNRFYRCHNSYVVNKDNIAEIDITKREIRMVNGQICYASSRFLKGLKDIVPK from the coding sequence ATGTTAGAGATTTTTATCTGTGAGGACGATGAGGAGCAACGTAAACGTCTAACCAAATATGTGTCCGATTACATCATGATAGAGAATCTGGACATGAAGGTTGTGATCTCTACTGCACACTCCAAAGACATTATTAATCATTTACAGCAGAATGATACAACCGGTTTATATTTTCTAGATGTTGATCTACAGGAAGAAAAAAGTGGAATAGCGCTGGGCGCGGAGATTCGCCAATATGATACGCAAGGTGCGATCGTATTCATAACCACACATCCAGAATTAACGTATCTGACATTTACATATAAAGTGGAAGCGATGGACTATATCACAAAGGATCAGTTTACCGACATTCAGAAACGGGTTATTGACTGCATTGATACGGCGTATCATCGCTACATGCAAAACAAGCATAATCATCGGAAATTGTTTCAAACCAAGATGGGAGATAAAGTGATCAGCATTGAGTACAATGACATTCTATTTTTTGAAACCTCCTCCCAACTTCATAAAATCATCCTGCATGCCCACAATCGTCAGGTTGAATTCTATGGGAAGTTAAAGGCGTTACCTGAGATGGACAATCGCTTCTATCGCTGCCACAATTCTTATGTGGTTAACAAAGATAATATCGCTGAAATTGACATTACTAAGCGGGAAATCCGAATGGTTAATGGACAAATCTGCTATGCCTCCAGTCGGTTTCTAAAAGGGCTGAAGGATATTGTCCCAAAATAA